CCTagtaattgaaaatgttttctgaaatgttcaccgtttgtagtttaaatacctTTATGAAGGTTTATTTCAAAACggttttgtttaagcctgtcctcttcctgtcagccattttagaaatgacGTCATTGTCGGTTGcccgtcagaagcagagagctgtgactGAATTTCTTACTTTGGAAGGGaaaccaccactaaacattttccaaaggttgcaaaatttgtatggggaagctgcaataggctacaacacagtcaaaaagtgggtgtccaggatcaaaggtgaaAAACAAGGGCCTGCTTTGAGTGACCAGGAGCAGCAAAGACAAGTCATCATTTGATGACATCACCATTATGCGTCCTCATTTGTTGACAGAACCCTAAGCtcatacacatttttgtcaaccttttgaaaatgtttcgtGGTGGTTTCCCTTCCAAAGTGAGAAATTGGACAATTACcttatttccaaaatggctgacaggaaaagGAAaggcttaaacattttttaaactaaaaaacaGTATTTAAACTAAAAATCAAGTGCAACCTAGTGCAATTGTTCATTACGTTTTGATTGCCCCtcagttatatatttttttaccccaATGGCAAAGAAATGTTAATATCTGTATAACATTTGTACAGCAGTGCGACATTAATTATATGCTTACAACTACCATTGTGGCCTGAATATAAAAAGGATAcgattagaatttttttttaagaataggTACAATTGTACACATAAATCAGGGACGGAGGCTTAATAAACCAATCCATCTCAATGTCTTGTCGTGTATGGAGAATGAAGCTAAGCTACAATCAAACTGCAGAGACTCAGGCAAGTATTTTGATTGATGCTTGATCTGCTGGAGGTTTAgtaaaagaacattttaggATCCTAAACAACTTCTAATTTGGCACTTTAATCCCACCTGTGCTCCAGATCATTCATATCCAGGCCAGTATGGacatttacatctttttttttagaactaGTGCAATATTTTAAGTTGAGCTGGTAAATGGgagaaatgaaacaaaaataaagtgcgTCAGATTGGGGGCTTTTAATTGAATAGTATATTCCACATACGGGTGCTGTAAatataattagaatatcatgaacGAGTTGATTTATTTCGGTAATTCCATTCacaaagtgaaacttgtatattcattcattacacACAGACTGAGAtatttcaagtgtttatttcttttaatgttgatgataactgacaactaatgaaaaccccaaattgaGTATCTcagaaaatttgaatattgtggaGAGGTGCAATATTGAAGACACCTGGTGCCACACTGTAATCCGCTCCTTAACTTAAAACACCCGCAAAGGCCTTTAACTGGTCTCTCAGTCTAGTTATGTAGGCTACGCaatcatggggaagactgctgacCTGACAGTTGTCCAAAAGACGATCATTGACACCTTGCACAAGGAGGGGAAGACACAAAAGGTCATTGCTaaagaggctggctgttcacagagctCCGTGTCCAAGCACATTAATAGAGAGGCGAATGGAAGGAAAAGATGTGGTAGAAAAATGTATACGAGCGATATGGATAACTGCACCCTGGAGAGGATTGTGAAACTAAACCCATTCAAAAATGTGGGGGAGATTCACAAAGAGTGGACTGCCGCTGGAGTCAGTGCTCCAAGAACCACCACGCACAGACGTATGCAAGCCATTGGCTTCAGCTGTGGCATTCCTTGTGTCAAGCCACTCTTGAACAAGAGACAACATCAGAAGTGTCTCGCCTGGGTTAAAGACAAAAAGGACTGGAATGCTACTGAGTAGTCCAAAGTTAGGTTCTCTGATGAAAGTCAATTTTGCATGTCctttggaaatcaaggtcccagaGAGGAGAGGCACAGAATCCACGTTGCTTGAGGTCGTGTGTAAGGTTTCCACAGTCAGTGATGGTTTGGGGTGCCATGACATGCGCTGGTGTTGGTCCAGTGTTTCCTTAGGTCCAAGGTCAACGCAGCCATCTACCAGGAAGTTTTAGAGCACTTCATGGGTACTGCTGCGAACAACTTTAttgagatgcagatttcattttCAGAACAGGACTTAGCACCTGCACACAGTGCCAAAGCTACCAGTACCTGGTTTAAGCACCATGGTATCCCTGATCGTGATGGGCCAGCAAACTCGACTGACCTCGACCCCATAAAAACATTCTATGGGGTATTGTGAAGAGGAAGACGTGATACGCCAGACCCAACAATGCAGAAGAGCTGAATGCCACTACCAGACCAAGCTGGGCTCTCATTAACACCTGAGCAGTGCCACAgactgatcaactctatgccaCGCCGCATTGCTGCAGTAATTCAGGCAAAAGGAGCCACAACTAAGTATTGAGTGCTGTACATGCTCATACTTTTCAGTTGGCCAACATTTctagaaatattgttttttgtatCAGTCttaatattctaattttgtgaGATACTGAATTTGGGCTTTTCATTAGTTGTCagttataatcatcaaaatgaaaagaaataaacatttgaactaTATCAGTCTGTgtgtaatgaatgaatataatatacaagtttcactttttgaatggaattagtGAAATAAAGCAatcttttcatccatccatccattttctgagccgcttctcctcactagggtcgcgggtgtgctggagcctatcccagctgtcatcgggcaggaggcggggtacaccctgaaccggtcgccagccaatcgcagggcacatacaaacaaacaaccattcgcactcacagtcacacctacgggcaattttagagtctccaattaatgcatgtttttgggatgtgggaggaaaccggagtgcccggagaaaacccacacaggcacggggagaacatgcaaactccacacaggcggggctggggattgaacccgggtcctcagaactgtgaggctgacgctctaaccagtcggccaccgtgccgtcaatcttttcatgatattctaattatatGACCAGCACCTGTATGTATGCACACAGGAAGGCAACATTCTTCTCATCGGCAGCAAAAGACACAGGAAATGGCCCACACTAGTTCATTTACACACGATTTCATTTACTTATTGACTCCAATGATTGTTGTCAGGGAAATGAGTTATAAGGGTAGTGTAGGCTTGCAGAATCCatcttatactgtacatactgtagtaagGTACAGTATCTGATCTCAGATTAGTATGGACATATTTCCTATATTGTTTAAGCAGAGATTTCATCAGGACTGTCCATTGCTAAATGAGTCTTGCAGCAATTTGCTAGAGGTGGCTTCTTTCTGTTTTGAGGTTAGTGGTGAGACAGTGTCCAGTGTCTTTGTGAAGACAGTgtgattcatttgttttatgtcaTGTACGTGCACTGCTGGTTGTGTTTGTGGGCTTTGCACTAAATGTGGTATGATGATGTCGGTAGTATGGGGACCTCCTGGATCTTTCATAACCATACTGGCTCCTACCATAGCAGGGTAGCTTCTATTCCGCCTCAGTCCTGTGTTCAGACCCAGCGCAGTGCTTCCCAGACCTGTTGGGCAGAACGGGGTTAACAGACTACTCGCAGGTGCAATGGAAGCGGTGTGAGGCGGAAGGGTGCGGAAGCTTTTCAGTTTTTCCACGAGTTTCAGGTTTAATATCTCTGTTTGACTTTCTTCATCTGTTTGGCCACCTCGCTCCCTCTCTGCCTCACCTAGCACCTCCCTCAGGATGATGCGCGCCGGCTTAGAGGCTAGGAAAGTGTCAAAACATGGTGGGTCGTCATCAGAGGGGCTGAACTGAAAATCTGGGCAGGCGGCACCAGATTTGGCACAAGAACGGGGGGAATTTGGTGGAGTGGAaggctggaggaggaggaggctgtTGGGGCGTTTCTTCATCAGTCTGCCGTCATTCCCCTCCATAGTGTTGCTGGAGGTCTGCTGTTCTCCTCTCGCGGACCCTCGATCCCAGCTGCTCGGGTAGTACACAGACGCAGAGATCCCGTGCTCCAGGAGGAGGCGTCCGAGCCCTAGCGAGGTGCTGGTGGTCTTGGTGGGGTCTCGAAGGTTGGTGGAAGATTCAGCCAGGGAGTGGGACAAGGAGAGGCGGCGGGGGGTGCAGCGTGGGGTGTAGGAGGGTGTATGTAGAGCAGAGAAGACGACCGGAGTAGACGATGTACTGCGCTGACAAGAGGACAGAGCTGAGCTGTAGACAGACAAGTGAAGAATGATGATGGAAGGCGGACAGGTGTATGGGTGTAGTAGAATGGATGCAGGGACAGAAACAGGCAGTCATTAGATCAATATTTGATGCTGGAATCAAGGAAATGTAACTCAATATGGAATTAGTAATCAGAGCATTAATCACACTGTAAGTTGTTAgtcaaacacaaacactttAGCCTTCTAACGTTGAACATTCAGTGTAATATGATTGAGTTGACCCAGGTGTCAGTACATGACTATTTCAGGGAGCCTCTCTTAATTCTAAGACAATAGCTCATCATCCTCCCTCACAGTTTTTAGCAACTGAAAGAGTTTAATCACTCACGCTAATGAACTCGAGGAAACAGATTAGCTCGTAGAAAGTTCCATCCAGCTAAACCATTGGTCTACCTACTTCATAGCCTTTTGCAATATCACCAATAGACAACAATAAGGACATGTAATCCAGCAGCTCCATTCTGTGTGGGACTTCAGTGATTTTAGCCCAAGATTGCAGTATATTGAttgtattgatttttgtttttgttatgagGTTTACAGTTACTTTGGTTAATCCTAAAAGGGATTAGCCTGAGTTTCAGAAATCATATAGTAGATTATATTCTGGCCAATTATcagatacattttaaaaaaagaacaattctgAGTGCAAAGTATCTTATGTTTCTTTGTTTATCCTGCACTGTGCAAAGGTTTTAGTCATCACAAGCTTTTTTAATctaatgacatttttcattgcagtcattttgacaaaacagtaaaataGTACAACAGATAAAGTAACACGCaaaacatataaacatacaaatgcATCATGGGCAAACTACATTTACAAGTGAGGATCCGGATCAACGTGTGGGGACAGACATTTAATGCCACTGTTTTATAAGACTCAATAGCATCACTGGAAATAACGCAGCGCCATGTTTTTACTATGACGTCATTGTTAACGCCATCGTGGCGGCTTGCTGTTAAGAGGATTTCCCAGCGTGCATAGCGCCACTGTATAGTTGTTAAAACGCTGTTTTAAATAAGTTGGTCCCTCAATCCCATTaatagttgtaataatgtgaatgttaatcAAACTTCTATGTGTTTATCCCCCTCTGCAGCTTTTGTGtgtcttaatttttttattatcttgcaCCAGGAGCGAACGTCTTATCTGGGCACATGACCTCTCCAGCTTTCAGTATGTTGTGCAAGCCAGCTAATGTGCCAATAGTCATGTGGGAGATGGAAAATACCTCTGTGCAGCcagtgttaaaactaaacactaggGTGTGCCACAGTAATACATACATTAATTACTAAAGTAGTAGTAAAGtgaacaaatatttcaaattttaaattgcaaaatttAAAGAGAATTGATGGATTTTCTAAAGCATATCAACTCATACCTCATTTCACTGTGAAAGGATTTTGTTTtactatacccatgtataaagcgcactattgacttttgaagatttttttttttttaatgcgcattatacacgagaaattacgataTTGAGTGTTTCCATCAATAATTAAAGGGCATTCTAGTTCAAATAGTAACAGTTAGTGACTGCTTGCACGACTTAAAACCATAAATGGTTTGTTAGTTATCTAACTATTGACAGGTAGCACTTGAGGCAAAGTCAGATGTGCAAGTGTAACACTAACAGTTTTTGgatttcaacacattttgagTTGTCGTCAGCCTTCCGTCTAGTTTTGCCTCAATGGCCACAAACACACAGCAACACACTCCCATGCCTTCCCTCACCCACATGCAACCCAGTGGCTGCACTCATTGCGGCTGCTCTACGCCAGCCACGACAACCATATGATACAACTCCATTTCCTCTTCCTCAACACATGACCTGCCAGGGCCAATAAAATCACAGGGACAAAGTAAGCTAGATTGTAGGGCTTTGGCAATAAGAGCGGTGCTAATAATAGATGAATTATATCACACTTTCAAGTAATTTAGCTTTTGTTTTACCTTGGTGACATGGAGGTCTGCTGATCAGAAGGGTGGAGAATCCTGCAGGTAGTGAACGTATAGGTGGAGCTAGTGTGGGACATATACTTGCCTGGGAAGTTAACGAAATAAGAGAAAAGAGGAAAGGATGGGTTGGGGTTGAATAGAGGGGAAAGTTGTTAGAATCCAAATTAATCTACATAAATAGTGCAATCACCAAAATAGTAGAACTTGAGAAAAAGGCCCAACATTCACAGTAAAAAACCTGAAGCAAAAGCAGCAGTACTATTTTTAACAATTATAGTAGCTCTTCATATTCCGCTAACTTCATTCAAGTCATGTTTCCTGTTCTAAATGAAAATGAGGTAAATTAATCGCAGAGTACACTTCTGTGTACTGCCATTAATTAATGCATTAACAAAAGCTACAATTAGGAGAAAATAAATGCACTAATATGGTGATGGTATAGAGTAATCGACATTtctcaaatagtttttgtttgggAATTTTGCTTTGTGTGGAGTAAACTGTATTGTAATTGTGTGATGCTACTGTATTTGGATCAAGAACAAGCACTGTGCTTGTGCAGTGAGCTAACCCACAGAGCAAAGCTACAAGGTCAACTCCAATATTACCCAGCAAGGAGTGTCATGCCTTCATGTGACTTGGACAGCAGTTCTATAATAACACCTGATATATGAGCTCACATGACTGTGAGCTTTGTCTGCGTACTGCGACTTTAAAGAGTTGATAGCTGTTAAGCTGTACAGTTCAAAAGTGAGCTGGACTGAAAGTAGTACGCACAAAGGACACCTTGGAGTTTCATATTTGAGAAGATTTTTGTTCTAACACTGAAAAAGATGGAAATGTACATTCACTGGTCACGTCATTTGGCATACCTACACAAACTAATGAGATCTTAAGCTCGAAAAGCTGTGTGCTTTTTAAAGATAATAATTCAGGTAAGAATACAACATTATGGGCATTTTAGTGGGCAGTGTCATTGCCATCAACATGGACTcagatacaattaaaaataattgatcAATTAAATTTCCCTCACAGTATTAATAAATTATGTACCCATCCATCTGTCACAATCAAAATATAAAGTGATGAAGTGAACCACCACCACAAccaatataatacaaatattcttTGTCAGTGTCAATCGTGGGCATGATTATCTTTTGAATTTAATggaaatttatttttgtcagcTTTATGATCATATACAAaattctaaataataaaaaaatatatttccatatAACTGACAGAAAAGCTTATGGCCGAAGCTAAAAGGTTTTTAACAGGCACATTTGctatacagctcttgtattaggCTTATTAGATCCTAACAGTATGCCCAAGGCTGTAACCAGTGAGTACAGAGGCAATTGGTTGAAATATAGCATTCCcatgggaaggaaaaaaaaaaaatgcaaagaattggatcttaaagtgaataaatataaattacaaaaatgcaaGTACTGTTTTGATGGTGTTCGACGGCAGCACACATCGGGACTGCAGGTGGGATGGAGAGATGTGCTGATGTGTGCAGATGAGAGTGACCATGCAAGAAGGGGTGTCACACTGGGATGTTGAGGTGTCCGTTGTTCCCTGAATGCTGAATTAGACTACACCCCCACCCCGACAGCCCCATGCTCCATGGTGGGGAATGAGGGAGATTCGGTGACACCAGCTAAGAGGCTACCTCACCAGGCATGTGGTCCACTGTGTCGAGATCTTTGAAGTCCACATGCCCGTTCATCTCAGAGGAAGATAGTGTTGGGGAAGAGGGGGGTGGTCTTGCAGAGGGAATAACATCTTTTGGTTGAATTTTCTCTATTGTCCCTTCTCTTTCTCCATACAGTGTTTCTGATAGATGACTGGCATCAGTTTTGCCATTTTTGCTGCAGCAGATGGAAAGCGAAGAACTGCAGTACAAAGGCTCCAAACGGCTCTCTCCTGACAAGCCTGCGCATGATTCACTCGAGACTTCGTCCTCCTCCGGCTGGTCCAGTTGCCAGCCATCCGCTTCGTCCTGCTCGTGCGATAAAGTGCGGAAGCCCTTCGTGACCACGCCGGGCCGATCATCCAGCAACGCGCCCATGTGGGGTTGAGCCAACTGTTGCCATGCATAGAGTGTAGCAGAACCTGGGGCGTAGAAaagaccaggaaaaaaaaaaagttacatcagtcatttgcaaaaaaaaaaaaaaataataaaataaaataaaattgcaaacaAATCTATTATTCAGGTAACGTTTCCCACCCGATCTCAACGTTTTGTGGTCAGCTTTTATTAAACATAACAATTTTGAAAActtacatccatttttttttaaacaatgtggAAAAACATCAAATCTAACAAAATATTCTTGAGTTAAGAGCAACAACAATcactgctgtttgtttttatcaatACATAGTGTACATAGTATAGTATATACTTTAAATGTAGGTGTATGTTCCAATTATGGAGATTTAATATGCCTATACAATATATGCAGATGTATGGTTACACTAAATGTCATGCTATATTTACATGTGTGAAAGTAgttttaaatatatgtacatCCAGACACACATATAGTGACGAACATATTCCATGCCAGCAGACTGGcacagtatgtttttaaaaatatatatagggctagtatgaacacatttgtacaTGTGGCACAAACATACAACTTAAGAGATGTCAGTATACAAAACAATGCCAGGAAAACAAAGAGAGGAAAGGAAGGTGAGAAAATTAGGAGAATTTTATTCGTCtttcacaaagaaaacaatggCAGAACAGAAAAGGCACTGcgaagaaaaaatgaaatgcgCAAAGGTGGAGTGAAAAGGACAGAGTGCAAAGAAGGGCATTAATGTTATGAaagaaattttttaaaaacttgtgGAACGCCACACCTAATGCCAATACAAACAATTTGTACTGTTTATCCCCCTAAATACAATTAGTAAATGTTAATTAACCTTCTTCCATCAACAAAGCATAAGCTAAAATTGCATCATTCAGTGCCTGTTTATTATGTATTTGAATCTTTTGTATGTCAGTGCAGCTGAAAACAGTTGCcagttttgctttgacatgttgagaaaaaaatggtATCAAACACTGGATGGCGCCACACGACAGCGTATGGTTCTGAAAAAGCACACAAGACTGCAGTTTGAAAAGTGAATCTTCCAAATAGGCCTCCATTTTTCATCCACCCACCCATTGTAATTatgttaatataatatattttaagacATCTTAGCAAGAGATTATCTGTGTGTAGTATgatatagaaaaacaaaacaaacagccaACACAAATTCAGTAGAAAAACTAAACGTAGTCTATGTTGTCTTTAAATGTACTTAATACAAACTGCTAAATATAGTGTTTAGAAAATATTCTTAAAATCTATTGAATGGTAAAGATGACTGTGATTGCATGCTCATATTGCAAACCAACAGTATGGTTGCGTGTGCCTAAAATAGAAGGAATGCTGCAAATTCAAACTGCCTTCCTGTGCTTCTGACACCTCCAGCAGAGCTGTAGCTGCATCAAAAGGTCGAGGGTGAGACTGTGAGCCTGGATGGAGGCTGACCTGCACGACACTTGAGCTCCGTTGCAGCTTTTGAGCACTTAGAAACATTTGCGAACGTAAAATCAGATATTGAGCATCTAACTGAttctgaatgtgattgcttttattttgtgacCAAGTCTGATTGTCAATTGGTTTGTTGGGATCCTGTGGGAATTTCTGAGCATTTTCATTCTGTAAAGTAATCGGATCCTCTTTGTCATCGTGATGGCGATTAAGCGGACTGTGACTCTGAGAATAATAATCACCTTCTAGCGGTTTTACAATCTGCAGCTTCTCCGGGAGGTAGGATCTGGCGGTGAACGAGTATCCCGACCACGTGCTTCCCAACGACGGATGCGAGCAGAGTGAGAACAGACTCTCTGATGGCGTCCCAAGGCCTCCACTACATTCACCGCCACCTTTCTCCTCCTCTTTGGCCAAGTAAGCCAACTTCCTCTCCCTCTCCTCTTCAAAGAAACGTTTTTCTGAAAGGTAGTTGTCGCGGCGTAGAGACAGACGCCGCAGGGCTTTCTCCAGGTCCTGACTGCCAGGGGTGCCTGGGGTCCCAGGGGGCCACTTGTTTGAGTCTTCTGACCTGGACCGACAGACAGTGTCGTTGCAACCAATAAGGCTATTGCTCATAATGAGATAGAAAGGTACATCAGTTATTACTAACTTACAGTGTGTAATAACATCTACGCTTACTTTTCAGAGGATTTGTGTATTTCAgaggattttttccccctagtTTCTGTCTtagaccctaaccctaaccctcaccAGAGTGAATGGAAATGGGGATTTATTAGTTCAACAACATGGCAGCTTGGATACTATATTCGTTTTTTTCTCCCcgttataaaaacaaaattctatCTTGACCCTACCTTGTGGACATTGCGGCATCAACAGAAATATGACCTAAATGGTATGGATGAAAAATCTAAGTAATGAGTAACTGAATCATTTCCTACGAATTGAATACTTCGTACCCATTATCTGGTGTCTCCAGAATGCAGCTACTTCTGTTGTCCAGCataattccacttcctgtttcgcTGCCATACATGGAGTTGGAGCGAGGTGTGCCCACCCTGCTGGAGCGGCCTGAAGTGATACATGATGACTGATTGGAGCCTGGGATGttgaggggggagggggcaaGCGACGAACGCTGCTGACGCATGAGGTTGAGGTTTTTCACAGTCTGGAACACACGTTTTGGCTGCAGTCTAATGTGAAAATCACATGGAAAAGTGGATGAAACAACCAATTATGGTTTGCATTTGAGGCAAAACCGGTTTCTAATTGTACCTTAGCTCCTCGACATCTGGGTCATCCATCTGGAGTTCTTTCCTCATGGTGCCCTCTATTTCTGCTGCCAGAGAGTCCTAGAAAAAAGCTAATTGTTTGTTAATGTGATAAAACAAGAGACGTGCATCATATATTGTGCTATGACTTTAAATCTCACATTAACATAAGACCTTAAAGTAGTATAATTAAAACAGGCCAAGTAAGCTGCATTTTCTTCGCACTATTCTACTTCACATTATCCTCTCACCATTGGGAACAAGCCCAGAGAATGGAAACGTCTCTGTGTGTTAGATGGAGCTGCTTTATTTCTCAGGTTTTTCAGCTCCTCTTGAGCCTCATGTAGCATTTCCATGCACTCCGCATACTTGTCCTGCAACTCAGGCAACTAGTGAAGaggcaaagaaaagaaaaaaaaaaagaaagaaaaatcagaGGAAAAGTAAACCAATGAAAGTCAAAAACAAATATCTAAGACAAAAATTATTATATGTAATGTGTTTACATCCTCTACTTCATTCTAATGGCAATCAGGAGGTAACCCCACCGCAAAATGGAACAATGTACTCAGCAGACAATTCAAAGAgaaacacctgcacaatcttatAACATTTGTATGAAGACTTTCCACAGATGATAATGCTATTCATTTTAACATGTTTAATAAtcaggggtgcacataattTTGGTCTGGTACTCAAAGGCGCAAACCAGAGGTTGTTGctaactttttttccctgacCTCATTGGATGAACTTAAAGACTAACAATATGGtccattatatttttttaaccacggaccggtttcacataaagacatattttgagaCAGTCATAGCCGCTGCGCAGCGAGACTGAGACGGCTGCCGCCTCATGGCAGCCCTGGCGTGCTAAGCCACTGTCACCACTCAAAAGATTTGCTTGTTTAAATGAATCGTTCACGAACGACACAACTCGAGCCTggtctacccccccccccataaaaagaaaatgcaaaatcgCAGTGACACGTTTGAATCTGGTGCGCTTTTCATATTTTCAGTGGTCATGCGCAAGTGCAAACCACTTGCATGCATTTCTGATTATAACTAAGGTTGTAAAAACAGTGTATGCTGGTATTAAACTACttactgcactgcatcataggAAGAGTGACTTTCCCCCACTTTTGTTCATATCATCTCATCTACCTGATCCAGGCAGAAACTGCTcacaatatttcatgaaatagTCCAGCTGCAACTAATGTGCCCAAAGAGTGGATTTTTGGTTTTACATTTAGTAACTATGCTATATCCCTCCCAAGTGCTAATTTCTAGGCTTCTTCAATGCAGCAAGAagtttatttagaaaaaaaataaataaaaaatttcaatGAACCCTATCTTAATATGTGCAAACATTTGTAGCTGTGCTCAAGAGGGTGGGACAGTATTATGTTTATTTGAGGAGGCTGCTGCTGCAGAAAATCTAACTTACCTCAGCAGTGAGTTGTCGCTGAGCATCTTTGGCAGCTCCTAGGTGCTGTGTGAGTTCTTCATTCTCCACAGCATACTGCAAAAACAACACGGATCCTGATAAATAGCATGTATGAACGagataaatgtaaatatcgCATGTTGGACTGCACACCATCTTAGCCTTTTTCTGGAGGTCTACTATCTGGGAGAGAAGATGAGTGATTTCCTCCTGCTGTCTGGAAGCATCCTCAGACTTCCTCGCCAGCTCTTCAGCCAGAGAGGATATTTGCAGGTTGGCAACACCTGAGAACATGAGGAGGTGCTCATCAGAAGGCTTCACTTCAGTCAGAGTAGCACCACATTCACAAAAATATAGAACATAATAATGACTCTAGGTGCTTAAGTACTTACGAAGTTCTTTGACACAGTCATTGACCAACTGTTGCTCTTTTTCTTCATAGCAGAGGGTTTCTGTCTCCAAGTGACTGGCCTGGAGCAAAAAAAGATGAGCAGACAATCTAACTGATAAACACCTCAGACTAACACCAGAGGGCAGCTGTCTGCCATGGAAACTATCCACGAACATTCAATTGTTATTTTCATGCAAGTCACACAGGCAATGCATGACCTTAGTTATGCTGAGGTTACACAAATATCGGTGTGCATAACATAAGCTTTTTTGAGTTTGTGTGTATGCACCTCAGAGCGCAgagatttattttcttcttctagaTCTTTCAGTTTCTTCTGCAAGGAatccagggggaaaaaagttggtGTTGACACATTGTTCTCGCTGGGTCGCACACTATttaaacacatgcatgcacataatTAGTAACAGTGTACATAATATACACTTACCAACCACTGAGTTTGGTATACGTGCATAATGTAATGAGATTAAATTAATTGGGAT
The genomic region above belongs to Phyllopteryx taeniolatus isolate TA_2022b chromosome 6, UOR_Ptae_1.2, whole genome shotgun sequence and contains:
- the LOC133479198 gene encoding trafficking kinesin-binding protein 1-like isoform X2, giving the protein MALLPFTGSDDRPDWRQENDTEFVYLPGQGQEEEMIYVRLASKREQEEVDEMDEEQVLSEVLCADRVGQMTKTYSDIDAVTRLLEEKERDLELAARIGQSLLKKNKALSERNELLEEQVEHIREEVSQLRHDVSMKDELLQFYTNAAEESEGESTTSTPVRPSENNVSTPTFFPLDSLQKKLKDLEEENKSLRSEASHLETETLCYEEKEQQLVNDCVKELRVANLQISSLAEELARKSEDASRQQEEITHLLSQIVDLQKKAKMYAVENEELTQHLGAAKDAQRQLTAELPELQDKYAECMEMLHEAQEELKNLRNKAAPSNTQRRFHSLGLFPMDSLAAEIEGTMRKELQMDDPDVEELRLQPKRVFQTVKNLNLMRQQRSSLAPSPLNIPGSNQSSCITSGRSSRVGTPRSNSMYGSETGSGIMLDNRSSCILETPDNGSEDSNKWPPGTPGTPGSQDLEKALRRLSLRRDNYLSEKRFFEEERERKLAYLAKEEEKGGGECSGGLGTPSESLFSLCSHPSLGSTWSGYSFTARSYLPEKLQIVKPLEGSATLYAWQQLAQPHMGALLDDRPGVVTKGFRTLSHEQDEADGWQLDQPEEDEVSSESCAGLSGESRLEPLYCSSSLSICCSKNGKTDASHLSETLYGEREGTIEKIQPKDVIPSARPPPSSPTLSSSEMNGHVDFKDLDTVDHMPGKYMSHTSSTYTFTTCRILHPSDQQTSMSPSSALSSCQRSTSSTPVVFSALHTPSYTPRCTPRRLSLSHSLAESSTNLRDPTKTTSTSLGLGRLLLEHGISASVYYPSSWDRGSARGEQQTSSNTMEGNDGRLMKKRPNSLLLLQPSTPPNSPRSCAKSGAACPDFQFSPSDDDPPCFDTFLASKPARIILREVLGEAERERGGQTDEESQTEILNLKLVEKLKSFRTLPPHTASIAPASSLLTPFCPTGLGSTALGLNTGLRRNRSYPAMVGASMVMKDPGGPHTTDIIIPHLVQSPQTQPAVHVHDIKQMNHTVFTKTLDTVSPLTSKQKEATSSKLLQDSFSNGQS
- the LOC133479198 gene encoding trafficking kinesin-binding protein 1-like isoform X4, with product MVTYRDAETITDVCNNTDLPELEIISLLEEQLPVYKLRADTIFGYEQDDWLHTPLVDPNSSLDLTTEQIEETLKYFLLCADRVGQMTKTYSDIDAVTRLLEEKERDLELAARIGQSLLKKNKALSERNELLEEQVEHIREEVSQLRHDVSMKDELLQFYTNAAEESEGESTTSTPVRPSENNVSTPTFFPLDSLQKKLKDLEEENKSLRSEASHLETETLCYEEKEQQLVNDCVKELRVANLQISSLAEELARKSEDASRQQEEITHLLSQIVDLQKKAKMYAVENEELTQHLGAAKDAQRQLTAELPELQDKYAECMEMLHEAQEELKNLRNKAAPSNTQRRFHSLGLFPMDSLAAEIEGTMRKELQMDDPDVEELRLQPKRVFQTVKNLNLMRQQRSSLAPSPLNIPGSNQSSCITSGRSSRVGTPRSNSMYGSETGSGIMLDNRSSCILETPDNGSEDSNKWPPGTPGTPGSQDLEKALRRLSLRRDNYLSEKRFFEEERERKLAYLAKEEEKGGGECSGGLGTPSESLFSLCSHPSLGSTWSGYSFTARSYLPEKLQIVKPLEGSATLYAWQQLAQPHMGALLDDRPGVVTKGFRTLSHEQDEADGWQLDQPEEDEVSSESCAGLSGESRLEPLYCSSSLSICCSKNGKTDASHLSETLYGEREGTIEKIQPKDVIPSARPPPSSPTLSSSEMNGHVDFKDLDTVDHMPGKYMSHTSSTYTFTTCRILHPSDQQTSMSPRSCVEEEEMELYHMVVVAGVEQPQ